The following coding sequences lie in one Brevibacterium marinum genomic window:
- a CDS encoding LysE family transporter: protein MLTHLISGTLAGWSLIIAVGPQNALVLRQGIRREHLGVVLGICILADTLLITAGTVGIGAIVLVAPWALEILRWLGVAYLLWYAWDSLKSARRASGLEADTHQRSLKSVVVTTLALTFLNPGVYLDTVVMLGNLANQQGSGGVWPFTIGAILGSITWFLGIGYGARGLSGYLARPRVWQILDILIAIVLVVLALRLAFG, encoded by the coding sequence GTGCTCACTCATCTCATCAGCGGGACCCTGGCCGGTTGGTCGCTCATCATCGCCGTCGGACCCCAGAACGCCCTCGTCCTGCGTCAGGGCATTCGGCGCGAACACCTCGGCGTGGTGCTCGGCATCTGCATCCTCGCCGACACCCTGCTCATCACGGCCGGCACGGTGGGTATCGGTGCGATCGTGTTGGTGGCGCCGTGGGCGCTGGAGATCCTGCGGTGGCTGGGTGTGGCCTATCTGCTCTGGTACGCGTGGGACAGTCTGAAATCTGCACGCAGGGCCTCGGGTCTCGAAGCTGATACGCACCAGCGCAGCCTGAAGTCCGTCGTCGTCACGACCCTGGCCCTGACATTCCTCAATCCGGGCGTCTACCTCGACACGGTGGTCATGCTCGGCAACCTCGCGAATCAGCAGGGGTCCGGCGGTGTCTGGCCGTTCACGATCGGGGCGATCCTGGGATCGATCACGTGGTTCCTCGGCATCGGCTACGGCGCCCGCGGGCTGTCGGGGTATCTGGCTCGGCCGCGAGTGTGGCAGATCCTCGACATCCTCATCGCGATCGTGCTGGTGGTCCTGGCCCTGCGGCTTGCGTTCGGGTAG
- a CDS encoding ArgP/LysG family DNA-binding transcriptional regulator, protein MNIDHVKALAAVVDEGTVEDGAFVLGVTPSATSQRIRTLESRLGQVLIRRTNPITVTEAGEAVLKYAREIELLESETMDRLHGIDVDAPGEGEASGARRGREPTVLRIGVNADSLATWFRPIFAEVAEWDDIVIRIEVADQNVALPLLTSGEVLGTITSAESGGYGTQVKRLGSMRYVAVATKGLLEKHGAHPDDHGSLAEVDLGSLPMVNFGKDDDLQFAFLRRAGATTVPPMSVVPSSSEFAVAVEAGVGWGLIPIMQLGDLSDDLVPISDEPNIDVDLYWHHWNLASQKLGRLTEALDRAAAQMR, encoded by the coding sequence ATGAACATCGATCACGTCAAGGCCCTTGCTGCCGTCGTCGACGAGGGCACGGTGGAGGACGGAGCGTTCGTCCTCGGCGTCACCCCATCGGCGACGAGCCAGCGCATCCGCACCCTCGAATCCCGACTGGGACAAGTGCTCATCCGTCGCACGAACCCCATCACCGTCACCGAGGCGGGGGAAGCGGTGCTCAAATATGCGCGGGAGATCGAGCTCCTCGAGTCCGAAACCATGGATCGTCTCCACGGCATCGACGTCGATGCTCCCGGCGAAGGCGAGGCGAGCGGAGCCAGGAGAGGGAGAGAGCCGACGGTGCTGCGGATCGGGGTCAACGCCGATTCGCTGGCGACCTGGTTCCGGCCGATCTTCGCCGAGGTTGCCGAATGGGACGACATCGTCATCCGCATCGAGGTCGCCGACCAGAATGTGGCCCTGCCCCTCCTGACCTCGGGGGAGGTGCTGGGCACGATCACCTCGGCGGAGTCCGGCGGCTACGGTACCCAGGTCAAGAGACTCGGGTCGATGCGCTACGTCGCCGTCGCGACGAAAGGTCTGCTGGAGAAGCACGGTGCCCACCCCGATGATCACGGCTCCCTCGCCGAGGTGGATCTCGGATCCCTGCCGATGGTGAACTTCGGCAAGGACGATGACCTGCAGTTCGCCTTTCTCCGGCGGGCAGGGGCCACCACGGTCCCGCCGATGTCCGTGGTGCCCAGCTCCTCGGAGTTCGCGGTCGCAGTCGAGGCCGGTGTCGGCTGGGGGCTCATCCCCATCATGCAGCTGGGGGACCTCAGCGATGACCTCGTGCCGATTTCGGACGAGCCGAACATCGACGTGGACCTCTACTGGCATCACTGGAATCTGGCCTCGCAGAAGCTCGGCCGCCTCACCGAGGCGCTCGATCGTGCCGCCGCGCAGATGCGATGA